TTAATTCTTAAATTAGATATCATGAAGACTTATGATTTGGTGGACAAAGATTTTTGTCAAAGAAATATTGTTTAAATTTGGTTTTTGCAAGGATTTGATAAAATGTATTAATAGCTATATTTCTTCTCAAAAATTCTTGGTTCTAATGAATGGAGAAGCTCATGGCTTCTTTAGCACATGTAGAGGAATCAGGCAAGGAGATCCAATATCCCCTTTTCTATTTATTATAATGGTAGAAGATGTAGGGAGATGTATTAACAACATCAGAGAGGAGGGTGGTTGGTCTAGAATAAAAGTAGTTGCAAGTTTGGATCCAATAACAcaccaacaatttgtagatgataataTTTTGTTTGACAATCATGTAAGAGAAAAGCTAGGGTAATTAAGTGCCTCCTAAAAATATATTATGTTGCTTCGGATTAACAAATCAACATGAACAAATCTAAGGTTTTCTTCCTCATACTCAACTGAGTCTTCAAAGAGACTTAGCAAGGATCTTAAATTTTAAAGTGGCTAATTTTTTTGGGAAATTTTTAGGAACCCCACTTTttgaatttattaataaaaaattctATTGGGTGAATTTAATAAATATACATGCAGATAAGATGGGATCTTGGAAAGGTAAATGGTTATCTTGTGCTAGTAAActattaatgattaaatcaattctaTCAGCTTTGCCATTTTATTCCATGTCTTGTCTAAAAATTTCGAAAGCAATTGAGGAAGAATTCAACAAAATCATGAGAAAGATTTTCTGGAATGGAATGAATGATCAAAACAAACTCTTTCTTATTGGTTGGGAAAAAAATTCCAAACCAAAGGAGGCTGGTGGAATAGGGATAAGGAAATTAACGTTGATGAATCTAGCAATGGGTGCAAAGATAGTTTGGCAACTATATTATAATAGAGGCCAGAAATGggtcaaactttaaaaaaaatatatccagATAGTGATGATCCTATTAGCATTTTGAAAATTAGGGAGCCCCCAAGGGGATTAGCTCTATGGAATTATATTTTTGAATGTAGGGATATAATTTTAAGTTATGCAACATGGGAAATAGGAGATGTTTTTAGTGCATCCGTCTATTCTAATTCATGGAATAATTACAAAGCTTTGGAGAAGTTCCCAAATCTAGAGGAAATAAGGAGGGAAACATTAAAGAATTGGGGTCCCAATGTGAAAGATTATGGGATGATAATTATGTAGGATGGAGTTAGGAGTTGGTGATGAAAATATTTGGATAGTATAGAGGCCCTAAGgcaacaaaagaaaaaaatgagggATCTCCTAAAAGAGAGATGTGCGGTGTCTTCTAATGAATCAAGTAGGATCAAATGGTGTGGTTCTAAAAAAAGATCTTATAAAGTAAAATTAGGATATAAAATCAAAGATGTTGCCATAGTAAAAGCTAAGTGGCCATGTAAACTACTGTGGAGAAAACAATGTCTTCCAAAAGAAGGTTTTTTTTCTTGGTTGGCTATTCAAGAGAATGTGCTAACACAGGAACATTTGGAAAAAATAGGAATACAGGGAGCAAGTAGATGTGTTCTTTGTTAGATGAGTTATGAAACTACAAATCATATCTTTTTGGATTACTCCTATACGAAAATTTTTTGGGACTATTTTCTTGGAAAGTTAGATTTTGAATGTCGTAAACCACAACATTTATTGGAATGGTTTAAaatatggaatggattgaggaAGAAAGGGTTGGTTGCGAGTCTTTGGAGAATAATTCCCTTAGTCTAGTGATTTCACGAATTTCGAGGGAAAGGAACTGTAGAATTTTCAAGATAAAGAAATGTTAGATTTTTTTTCTCTAGAAGATGGAGGATCAAGTAGTGGATTTAGTCAGTATAGTAGCTAGGAATCAGGTTGTAAATGAAAACTTATTCAGTTTATGGGATGATGAAAAGACCAAAAAATTTAAAGGTTTGATTATCTGCAAAGCTCAAGGTGGAAGTAAAATAAGgacaaaaacaaaaagagaaaatgtCAAATGGATTCCTCCATAGGTGGGATGGATAAAAATTAATTTTGGTGGAGTAGTAAGAGGTAATCAAGGTGAAGGGGGTATGCAATGTATTGCTAGAGAGAAGGGAAAAAAATTGCAGAAGATTTAGAAGCTTTAGGTGAAACAACAAATAATAAAGTATAAATGAGAGATGCATTGTTAGGATTACATCTGGACTTTAAGCTAGAAGCAAATAAAATTCACTTGGAAGGAGATTCTCAGATTGTAATTAATGCAATTCAAAAAAACAACTCATCAAATTGGTTGATGGcaagatggttaaatccaatccaTGGTTTAATTATGAAACTAGATGACTTTCAGAATTAGTCATGTCTATCGAGAAGGGAATGTTGACGTGGATAGACGAGCCAAAAATgcaataataaaattttaaaagaatATTAAACACTTCAAATATTTATTGCTTGGGTTTGAGTAGTTGTGTAATGCAACTTTCAATTTTATGACTGTTTTTATATATAGTCAATgtacattttaaattttttgaaaactttctaaGTTAATGCCTTTTGAAGGTAATCTTTTGTTAGGTAGAGTGAGCTTGTTATTTGATGAGACATATTATCAAGAATCCAGTAGATGTTTGGTGCTTATTCTAATAGAATTTGAAAATATTTTGTTTTTTGAAGGCGTCAAAGTCAGACATTTACTAAGATGGTTTAGTAGTGTGTAGTGGGTTTAAAGAAGGGTCTACTTTGTTAGGAAAAGTATGTTGGTAGGAGATAAACTTGGAGGTAATCTGCTAAAAGATAGTCGCCAGCCTTGAATTATGACACGTCAAGGGAAgctaagataaaaaaaaaatgattgaaatCTATATTTAATATCAATATATGTTGTGGGAAGGACATACTTTCATTCCAAATTAAGTGTGTATTTATGATAAACTTAAGATCCTATGAAATATTATAGAGTTCCTTGGAAGCATCCAAAACAAATTCTATTTCTAAGAATTACCCTTGGTTATCTGGAAGCTCAAAATTATATGATCAATGGAGACTCCAATTCAATTACTAGCAACCAGAAGGCAGATGGCCTTTTTAGGAGAAATAACGGATAAGAGATTGAACACTATATCAGGGTATTTTTAGGAGAAATAACGGATAAGAGATTGAACACTATATCGAGGTATAGACATCCTTTAGTCTTATATGCGGTTAAATATTTGTTTGGGGAGGAAATTATTATGGTAGACCACAGGTACCGAGTGAATTCAGATATTTCGTCAATGTTTCTAGCCATTTCTTTAGACCCAAATTTGAGTGAGTAGCTAAAATTTTAAGCAAAGCAATTTTTAAGATCCAAGTTTTGGGTAGATTAGATGATGTTCTAAGAAATTATGATAAGTTTTGGATTCCTTTGCCCAAGGATTTTGACAAGCAAAATGTGGAAGTTCCAAAACTCCCTATAATTCTAATGGATGGTGAGGATGATTATTAGGATGACAAAGAGGTGGTAATTAGGAGTCTAAATTTTCTCTTGAATTGGACAAACATAGTGGAGAATGCAGCCCTAGATTTGATTTCAGCCTACATATGCTAGGAAGGTCTTGAGGAGCATATTCAAGCAACCAATGTGGAGAGAGAGAGCCTTGTTGATGAGGACAAAAtggacattgaagaagaaggttagaAGAAGTGGGATCTGTATTGGGTTTCCTTTTTGCTAGCAATTTATTAGCttattttactattttttgtaGAATAAAGTCTTGATTAATATAGCATGAAGTATTCAAAgggaaatgcatgactattttgtCTTTAAATTGTATATGTCTTATGCTACCTGAAATTGTTGGGTGCCTGACATTTACTTATAGATGTTTCTTCTTTATGACATGAGGTGTTGAAATTAGCTTTTAAGTTTGGGATGATAATTTGTTTCTCTTGGCTCATATAAACTTGATGTATATGTTTATTTTCTATAATGAATGGGGATTGGCTCTAACTAGTAATTTATATATCAAAACAAAAAGTACTTGTATAGAAAATCAAAACTAACCTATTATAATAGGGCACGACTTAGGCCCAATTGTATATATATAATAGAATGATATTTGTCCATTTTAAACAACAACATTTCAAACTTGAAGTAGGTTTTTTTATTTGTTAGAAAACATATATCAAATGTGGCTAACGGAGACTAAACGAATGTAAAAATAGTCAAATCTATGGGTAAATCTTTAAATTGGATAAATAGTGATATGCAACCACTTGTAAATTCTTTGGCATATAGTTGATATTATTCCACACTCAAGCATGTAGAATAAGAAACAAATCGATTATTAGATTTCTATTACATTCATATTAAGAAATTTCTCTTCTAGTCAATTCATGTTACCAAACATCATTTGGTTGGCCAGTTGACTAGTTGGCAaatgtactttacatttgttactGGTGGATATAAGCGAGGATCATGGTTTGCATAGGAACTTCAAGATTGGGAGGATTAATAATAAATGTTGGTTTAGTTCTTGTTAACAAGCACATAAAGGTTGAATATAAGAGGTTGCATCATTGTTACAATTAATATATGAGGTATAAAAAGTTCAATGCATGGGTAAAAATAAAAGAAGATGAAAGTGACACGTAGATGTTAATTTCTTTTCAATGATTTCATATAATAACCATCATAAATAAGACCAAAAAAAAAAGAGCATTCACTTCCTTATTAAAGAAAGTCATAATTtaacattaaatttattttttatttaaaaatatattaaataatattatatttcatttattttttctgatttaaCTTAAGATATATCTTATCTCATAAAAACATTTAAACAAGATTAAATTTCTTAAACAGATTTTGCATTTCGTTAACTCGTTGAGCTGAGctcctattgggaattgaacttgggtctccacaatgagaacccaatgttttaaccaattaagctcaaccctttggatgattaaaagttattatattattttgtataatattaaaattatttaaaatttatgatttcaaaaagaaatacaattataaagaatacatataataattaagtttttatgaagagaaatatttgtttttttattttacatttaattcaatataaattaaatcaatttcgTATAATTAGTtgtattatctatattttgagataaaaaagaataattaaaatatatatatttatttagaaaaaaatattttatttataatactataaataataaaaatgaaaaaaattatttaaaatagacAATTCTTTTTTTCGaatacaaaaacataaaaataaaaaataaaaaaaatctatcattcctaaaaatttgctctATAACATCAATGTTTTGATTACAAAATGTATACATGATAAATAATCTCTTATGAAATTAATTTAGCTCTTGTAAATATAATTATGCAAATGCTCGTTCTCTTGTAAAAAATTAGTTTAGCTCTTGTAAATCTAATTATGCAAGTGCTCATTCTGAtgagtcaaaataaaataaattagattataatCATATTTACGTTCACAAATACAGCTCAGTTAATTCGACCTTGACAATCGAAACTTATCAGAGATTGTATTTATAATTTTCGAGAAAAATCCCAATCATCTTCACTAAATTGTGAGCGTCTAATCTACttgtttttataaattaaataaacaaacaaaaggaaaagaATAAAAATTTGCAAGAGAATAATGACATAGACAGCGAGTTGTAAATGGAAAGCTTAAATACCAAGAAtcccttttttcttcaatttttttataaaagaaatcCTTTTTGGCTGTAAATGGATTGTTCAGAATTTATAGCGCCGCCATTGTCTAAACTTGGTGAACCAGACAAAGTTACCCCAAAGGGTTTAATATAACGCGTTTTCTTGCTTCGTCGCACTTTAAACACTTTTATTGTTCGTCTCAatgttttcttttccttttcacttTAAACCGTTAtattttatgagaaaataaaataaaaaataaaaatagtttaaATTGGGGGAATCTTCAAAATAGATAAATGTGGATATAAGCATTTACAAATTTCTTGATATACAGTTGATATTCTGCTACACTCAAACATGTAGAATAAGAAAATAAATTGAGTAATAGATTTCTATAAATTTTATATAAAGAATTATTTTTTTTGAAGTCATTTTATGTTAACTTTGACTGATTGATTGGTGAGTTAATTGACAAAAGTACAAGTATGAAACATGGTTTCTATAGAAACTTCAAAGTTCAAACACATAAGAATTGATCACGGTAGGTTAAACTCATGATTACAATTAATGCATTCTTTGAAGAAAAAACACGATAAAAACTATTGCATTCTGTTGGTTCTTTGGATGACTTGGGTTTCAGCATTATGCTTTCTTACGCCTTCCTTCAATGATGCATTTCATAACTTTCTTCCCGCTTAAGACAAAAAACACTGCAAATAAAAACGTTTCCCCAAACTAGGAAATTCTGTGTAAAATAACGTTACATTATGCTGCAGGCATGCGGGTTTTCATCGCTGAATAAATCTGTCACTTGATCGTCTACAAGTGTAGGATAGGGAGGATTTTGATAATACCCATGGCTGCTACCATTGTATCCATGCTTACGGTAATTATAACTCGAATCAAACGTTGGTCTTTCATAATAACGATCAGTATAAGAAATATACTCGGAATTATAAGGATAAGGCCACACCTCTGCCTTTTTCCCACATCCTCTCACAGCCTTTATAACCTTTTTACGATCGATATAACCAGTCACTGTAACTTTCTGCATTGCCATGTCGATCTCCACGCTGTCTACCCCTGTTTTTGAAAAAACCAACAAAATATTCAGAATTTATAACAATAGATGATTGCATTTATAGTAGTTAGAAACCACATTGAAAGCATGATAAATTAACCTAGTACCTCGGAGTTGAGAGATAGCCTTGCGAATTTTTCTTTCGCAGCCACCGCAATCCATATTTACTTGCATCTCCACAATCTGTAATGCCTGCAGTAAAGCTATTCCATTTCATTAGTAACTAACATAAAAATCCATGAGTTTATTGCTAATAAATCTATCTTCAAGTATTAAAGAAACACCTGTAATTTGAGATGCAAGCAAATTAGCTCTTACCGTCATCGTGTCGCCTCCAGATTTTTTGCTTCTCAGATTTTTTTATCTCTAGAATACAAATGAAAGGAAATAAGAGTTGATTTAAGAAACCTGGGATTCAGATATCCTTTTATAAGCGAACGGTGGGAGGAGGCGAGGAAGGTGAGAGGAATGAAGAAAGCGCAGAACTTGGCGTGGTCATTAAGTTTTAACAATTCTATAGCGGTGATATAAAGGCTGAGCAATTCATTTTAAAGCAAAAGTAGAGCAATAAGAAAAGAAAGAGAGACATTCTAAACGCTTATGATCTAGATTTATTTTGCTTGACGTTTTTCTATGCTTTTCTATAGAGACCTTGTTTTATGAGAGCTTTCTTTCGTTGCGTTTTTTGGTTCAATTTTAATTCAAGAAAGCGAGTTCATCGTGAAGTATTACCACGATTAACAAGGCTTTGTTATTCTTTCGTTTAACTTGTAGAGAACTTATGAACACAATATATGTGAATGTTCGTAGCTTGATTGGTGTGTAAATTTGTATGGCCAAGACGTATATAACTTATTTAATACAAATAAGTTTTGTCAATCATGGAAGAACTTAGGGGTtagttgaaaaaaaattcaaaaacatgtaaAAGCTAACCAcagttttattaattattaattaatttatattattcatATTATAATGAAAGTGGAAAAGTGGATATAATTAAGCCGTCATTCAAGAGCAtcaatatttaatttgtatttttagtgttaatatatagataaataatattttattttgtgtttttataTTATGGTGTGTATTTTTTTCAGATTTAGTTAGatttatttgaaatgttaatattGTAATGGATCTTAATGATGTCAATAGAGGATTCCTACATCCAATATACTTCTTATGAATTGTCCAAATGTGTGTATAGGCTATCCTTATTGACCacctacaacatttcaatgatttaTCAATCTTTGAATGATGTACCAATTGACGTATCCTTAAAATTTTAGCTCTTAATATTTTCCAATCCTTTCCATACTTCATTTCTACTACTACTAATAATTTTGTACTTTGATTGATTGCATGTTCCATCtaccttttattatctttttgtaacatttTTTATGATAAAATAACTTGGCAAATCAAGCCCActtcaataatattcttgattttctAATTTGTAGTTTTTGGTAAATCCACTAGTTTAAGAAACTAGTATACCTATCTTTAAAAGAATATAGGTAAAGTATATctaaagttatttatttatttattatattatgtagtagtataattaatattaaatcattattatattatgaaattgtaattaatattaaattattataaaaatatgattttgtttttaagttattatatatgGAAAAGATAGATGGAAACTCAAAGGGAAAAGAGGAAACTCAGAGGGAAAAGAGGATACAGGAAAAAGAATAAGGGACAACAGCAGGGACATACAAATTAAGATCAGATACAACGACCAAATAAGGGTGAAATCTCCCAAACCCTCACCTGCATCTTTGAACGAAATCGCAGCTAATTCACACTGCGTCCAGAAGAAAAAGTTTTAGTCTTGCCTAAATCAATCGAGCCAAATGACCCCGTGGCCTTCCATTATTTGTAGTGAGTGGAGTTTCTGTAAGGATCAGATTGCCGCCTGGGAAAGCTCAAGGTTCACAACAAAGGAAGGCAGATTGGCAGCTACTGCTGCGGGTGCAGACAGGACAAAGAGTTGAGGTCTGCAAACGGCCACCGCAAACTGCGAACAGTAAACGGCCACTGCAGACTATGAATAACAAACGGTAACTGCGGACTGCGATCTACTGCTGCGGGTTGTGGACTGTGAATAGGGAAGACTATCACACAAGGCTCTGCGAATTTTTGGCGCTTTTGTCTGCACCTTGAAGTTGGAAACTGGATCGAGGCACGCTCACAAGAGTACTCTTGCATCTACGTGGAGGGGTTTATCTCCTCCACCTGGTTTCCACCTCCTAACTCGCGCATCTACttgctctttatctttctttcttcctttctctgcTCTGCATTTATTACAAATTACTCCACCCCATCTGCCCCACCCAGCGCACCCTAACCCTAGTTTTCGATGGAACCCGAGTCAGACAGTGTTAATACTTCTAACCCTAAACCCTACTCGCATACCACTCCAGCCCTAAAAAAATCCTTCGTCGAGACCGTCACTCTGCCTGCAGATGGAGTCCGCTCGTCGGTGCACTTCATTAAAGCTCCTGTAGACGAAGGATCTAGTAAGGTAGGTATGTCCCCTTGCAATACCGCGGACCTCTTCGTTGTTTCGCCAAATTTTGAAATGATAAGTGAGATTGCTTTGGAAAAATGAAGACTATGTGACACTGCTATCTTCTTCGCTTGTGTGGAAGCTCAAAAATCACCCCCCTTAAAGCCCTAAATCTTAGCTACTCCTCCTCCAGCCAAATGGCCTCTTCTCCTAAGCCCCAGGTTCCTGACCAATCCCCTATCAAATCTGTGGTTAGAAATATGGTTAATAAATTAGAAAGCCCCAGTCTTGGTGTCGATGGTGCTAGCATTAGCAATAACCCTGCAATGATCCTCAGATCCGGAACCCCCATCCAATCGGTCTCCTCTTCATTTGCAAGACTTATCTTTGATACTAGCACCATCGATCCCTCAACTCCATCTTCGCTCAAAGAACTAGAGGATGGTCATATCATAGAAGTTATATATGCCAATAAGGGTCTAGATGAAATTAGGCCTAGTACTATGCTCCCGGACTTTCCAGGCTCCCAGTTGTCTGGGTCCAACATAGGAGGAAATGTAGTTACTAGAGCTGAACCTCCCGAAACCAGTGAAGATGATGAGGATTCTATGAAGGGCACTCCCTTAATTAAAAAAAAGGTAGGCCTGTGGGCTCCAAAAACAAGAAAAAGTCTGGCGATCAACAATGATCTCCCAACTAGCCCCACGTAAACCCTCCTCTTTGATGAAATACATATCGTGGAACATTCGAGGCCTTGAGTCACCCGATAGAAAATTTGTTATTAAAAGGTTTTTGGACTTGCATAAAAACTTAGATTTTCTAATGTTACAAGAGCTTAAGTCTATTGGGTTCTCCCTCGACACAACGCTTGACTTCATTTGGCGAGATGCTATCAAAATCTGTACTAACCACCCGAGAGGTAAAGGAGGAGTTGGGCTCCTTCTTGCCCCTGAATGGGCAATGTACCTCAAGGATAAAAGGACTTCCCCTTGTAATAGAGTAGCCTGGGCTACCTTTGAGGTTAAGGGTTCTTGCTTCGGCATATGCTCCATTTATGCATCTAATTATTATAAGGAAAGAATATCCCTCTAGAATTGGCTAACTTCCCTCCCAA
This genomic stretch from Cryptomeria japonica chromosome 8, Sugi_1.0, whole genome shotgun sequence harbors:
- the LOC131055430 gene encoding heavy metal-associated isoprenylated plant protein 29-like — protein: MTALQIVEMQVNMDCGGCERKIRKAISQLRGVDSVEIDMAMQKVTVTGYIDRKKVIKAVRGCGKKAEVWPYPYNSEYISYTDRYYERPTFDSSYNYRKHGYNGSSHGYYQNPPYPTLVDDQVTDLFSDENPHACSIM